The Brassica rapa cultivar Chiifu-401-42 unplaced genomic scaffold, CAAS_Brap_v3.01 Scaffold0489, whole genome shotgun sequence genome includes a region encoding these proteins:
- the LOC103862508 gene encoding uncharacterized protein LOC103862508: MSKIANRDYAPLNLSGDNYLQWALDTRISLKSKGLGDTIIENNNENEKNRYRALGLMRHHLIDGLKDQYMTIENPLDLWMALKNRYDHHRMVLLPKARHDWMHLRFLDYKSVDDYNSALFKIVSILKLCGEEVTDSMMLEKTYTTFNHSNSVLQEQYRTKGFATYTDLISCLLLAEANNELLLKSNGVRPAGTAPPPEAHEVEKKDPNETYFVQDNKKPYGNSRGGFKRRGRDNSNGRDGYSTGRKGNHNNRGRGSNYGRGRGSYGRGRGGISKPSYTSNKSLCHRCGSDNHWAKNCRTPKHLCDLYQESTKNKNPEANMIQENVQEDKEGYGYDADNESDKDNQDDLMDFETSDCLKD, encoded by the coding sequence ATGTCGAAAATAGCAAACAGAGACTATGCACCCCTCAATCTCTCCGGAGATAACTACTTGCAGTGGGCATTAGACACAAGGATTAGTCTAAAATCCAAGGGACTCGGTGATACAATCATCGAGAACAACAATGAGAATGAAAAGAACCGATACAGAGCCTTAGGCCTTATGCGGCATCATCTCATTGATGGTCTTAAAGATCAGTACATGACAATCGAGAATCCACTAGATCTTTGGATGGCTTTAAAGAATAGATACGATCACCACAGGATGGTGTTGCTTCCTAAAGCAAGGCATGATTGGATGCATCTAAGATTCTTAGACTATAAGTCGGTGGATGATTACAATTCAGCTCTATTCAAGATTGTCTCGATACTAAAGTTGTGTGGTGAAGAGGTAACCGATAGCATGATGCTTGAGAAGACCTATACTACCTTTAATCACTCAAACTCCGTGTTGCAAGAGCAATACAGGACAAAAGGTTTTGCCACATACACTGATCTGATCTCTTGCCTACTCCTGGCCGAGGCAAACAATGAACTCCTACTAAAGAGTAACGGAGTTAGACCGGCCGGGACAGCACCACCACCCGAAGCTCATGAGGTTGAGAAGAAGGATCCCAATGAGACATACTTTGTCCAAGACAATAAGAAACCATACGGCAATAGCCGTGGTGGATTCAAGAGGCGTGGACGTGACAACTCAAACGGTCGAGACGGCTACTCGACCGGCCGGAAAGGAAACCACAATAACCGTGGTCGTGGTTCCAATTACGGCCGGGGACGAGGCAGCTACGGCCGCGGACGAGGTGGCATATCCAAACCATCTTACACGTCCAACAAGTCTCTATGCCATAGATGCGGAAGTGACAATCATTGGGCAAAGAATTGTAGAACTCCGAAACACTTGTGCGACCTCTACCAAGAGAGCACCAAGAACAAGAACCCGGAGGCAAACATGATCCAAGAAAACGTCCAAGAGGACAAGGAAGGATATGGGTATGATGCTGACAATGAATCCGACAAGGATAATCAAGATGACCTAATGGATTTCGAGACATCCGATTGTCTCAAGGACTAG